The genomic stretch TAATAGTGTTGCTATGGTGGATTACCCAAAGCTCAACTTAAGGAACAATTTCAAGATACTCTATAGCTTATGTATGTAAGCATTCAGCTAAGGCCAATAGGCGCTATAGCTGATGCGCGAATGGTGTTAGGTTAGCTATTTAGAACAAGGATGCTTTGCTCCGTAACGTTGCTTAGTAAAATCAATCGGTTTACCCCAAACAACGTGGAGATAATATGCCCCACGATACTTTAATTTACCGATAGCTTCCGGCAAAAGCACACCGTTGAGCTTTGGCTGTCGCCAACGGACAGCACGATACTTACCAACAATTTTTTCGGATTTCATCTCCAAATTTACCGGATCATTTTCATAGGTAATACCACGGTAAGTTAATTTCATTATTTTATCCTCTTAATTGTTTGTTCTATCTGTAATTGATTACTCCAAGTCAGAGCCTATACTTAGATAATTCCCGAAAGTTAGACTAACGGAACAGTAAGCATTCAGCCTAGAGCTATCAGCTATCCGCTGATTGAAGGTTATCCAAGATAACTGATGTACTCGCTCCCCTCAGCCAAATTCATAAGTTTGAATTTATTGAAAAACTCACTGCTGAAGTGCTGATATATCAATGCTTACAAGTAACAAATCTGGTTGAGTGACTTTACTCCTAAAATCCTTGATTTTATGTAGAGAGCAGTTGAGCGGTAGCGAAACCCAAGCAAATTATTGCCAAGGTGGGTTTCACTATGTTAAAATCAACCCTGGAAGCCATAAAAGTCAGTCAACCAGGTAAAAAAATTACCGAAACAGCAAGAAAATTAACTAACTATCATCCTGAAGATACCCAAGCTGCTGT from Moorena sp. SIOASIH encodes the following:
- a CDS encoding DUF4278 domain-containing protein; translation: MKLTYRGITYENDPVNLEMKSEKIVGKYRAVRWRQPKLNGVLLPEAIGKLKYRGAYYLHVVWGKPIDFTKQRYGAKHPCSK